Proteins encoded within one genomic window of Manduca sexta isolate Smith_Timp_Sample1 chromosome 18, JHU_Msex_v1.0, whole genome shotgun sequence:
- the LOC115455404 gene encoding uncharacterized protein LOC115455404, whose product MKNVAALKTNTNSPKTPGGISKSLLTPCRRVGLSRNWKKSGPSPFISPLASSVEGSQERPKEIKKKDKEIDEKCESPLSPCVGTSSDVIVDKTPTRSVALPRKKKSKTLLAAISSSETSTECDNENLATENDDNVTENLEVQNKFTDNVEKADINEVSSPVRVKSKSKSKKKPSQVQSSQDSNINNTYDGKGKNKKDDKFVIKENSKDKSPNELKKECIVVIQRKIFKDVDGLCQATYNISNKETVGNTSSQTLFDSDSDDKPLCQLNKTDSQKSIDSITKGSKKAIEVLIVNEDNDFVEHKSKIRKLETSKDKPKIDIKKTKKKNEPIKIIKDKPNSFDDDEDFDFDNKKTILIRKTYEKVHKPLKAKSTGSITQKDIDELKARIELKKKILLAKTISEDTKELRDLIKKWQKGCQDALMELMDLMRKKFPEKSNMDYSEILETLHIPAPLVGYDSENDSFNTPKDENIVLSHVYNS is encoded by the coding sequence ATGAAGAATGTAGCTGCCTTAAAAACAAATACGAATTCACCAAAAACTCCTGGCGGGATAAGCAAATCATTGTTAACTCCCTGCAGACGAGTTGGCTTATCAAGGAACTGGAAAAAAAGTGGACCTTCTCCTTTTATCTCACCTTTAGCCAGTAGTGTTGAAGGAAGTCAAGAGAGGCccaaggaaattaaaaaaaaagataaagaaatTGACGAGAAATGTGAAAGTCCTTTAAGTCCCTGCGTAGGTACATCCAGTGATGTAATTGTGGATAAAACTCCAACTCGTAGCGTCGCACTGCCCCGTAAAAAGAAATCCAAAACACTTTTAGCTGCTATAAGTTCTAGTGAAACTAGTACCGAATGTGACAATGAAAATCTTGCAACAGAAAATGATGACAATGTTACTGAAAACTTAgaagttcaaaataaattcacaGATAATGTTGAAAAGGCTGATATCAATGAAGTGTCATCCCCAGTACGCGTTAAATCAAAaagtaaaagcaaaaaaaaaccaTCCCAAGTACAATCCAGTCAAGAttccaatattaataatacttatgaTGGTAAAGGTAAGAATAAGAAGGATGATAAGtttgttataaaagaaaattcaaaAGATAAAAGTCCAAATGAACTGAAGAAAGAATGCATAGTAGTTATACAgcggaaaatatttaaagatgtaGATGGGCTATGTCAAGcaacttataatatttcaaataaagagaCAGTAGGTAATACATCATCGCAAACTTTATTTGATTCAGACTCTGATGACAAGCCGTTATGTCAATTGAATAAGACAGATTCTCAAAAATCTATTGATTCTATAACAAAAGGATCCAAAAAGGCAATAGAGGTCCTCATAGTGAACGAAGATAATGATTTTGTAGAACATAAgagtaaaataagaaaattagaaACAAGTAAAGACAAAccaaaaatagatattaagaaaacaaaaaagaaaaatgaaccaattaaaataattaaggacAAACCTAACTCATTTGATGATGATGAGGACTtcgattttgataataaaaaaacaattctaataCGTAAAACATATGAGAAAGTTCACAAACCTTTAAAAGCTAAATCAACTGGCTCTATAACCCAAAAAGATATTGACGAACTGAAAGCCAGAATTGAgcttaaaaagaaaatattattagcaaAAACAATCTCGGAGGACACAAAAGAGTTAcgagatttaataaaaaagtggCAGAAAGGATGTCAAGATGCCTTAATGGAGTTGATGGATTTGATGAGAAAGAAGTTTCCAGAGAAGAGTAACATGGACTATTCGGAAATTTTGGAAACATTGCATATTCCTGCGCCTCTAGTTGGTTATGATTCAGAAAATGATAGTTTTAATACTCCTAAGGATGAAAATATTGTCTTATCTCATGTTtacaattcataa
- the LOC115451627 gene encoding succinate dehydrogenase [ubiquinone] iron-sulfur subunit, mitochondrial, whose amino-acid sequence MPLLRLTTGTFGQLRTFATSPALGKRVKTFAVYRWNPDEPDKKPYTQNFEVDLDDCAPMVLDALLKIKNEMDPTLTFRRSCREGVCGSCAMNIDGVNTLACISHIDQNLSKPSKIYPLPHMYVVKDLVPDLSNFYRQYQSIEPWLQREKEAVKGKETQLLQDVEDRAKLDGLYECVLCACCSTSCPSYWWNGDKYLGPAVLMQAYRWIIDSRDEATEKRLSKLKDTYSVYRCHTIMNCTRTCPKGLNPGRAIAQIKTLLSGLVKKQAPIMDPAGLQKQTASN is encoded by the coding sequence ATGCCGCTGTTGCGCCTCACCACTGGTACTTTTGGGCAGCTACGCACATTTGCTACGTCACCAGCCCTTGGCAAGCGGGTGAAGACCTTCGCAGTATACAGATGGAACCCCGATGAACCCGATAAGAAACCGTATACACAGAATTTCGAAGTGGATTTAGACGACTGCGCGCCAATGGTTTTAGACGCTTTGCTGAAGATTAAAAATGAGATGGACCCGACCCTGACGTTCAGACGATCGTGCCGCGAAGGCGTGTGCGGCTCCTGCGCCATGAACATCGACGGTGTCAACACACTCGCTTGCATTAGTCACATAGACCAGAACCTTTCGAAGCCGTCGAAAATCTACCCGTTACCCCACATGTACGTAGTTAAAGACTTAGTGCCTGACCTCAGCAACTTTTACCGACAGTACCAGTCGATCGAGCCTTGGCTGCAGCGCGAGAAGGAGGCTGTTAAAGGTAAGGAGACGCAGTTGCTCCAGGATGTAGAGGATCGCGCTAAGCTGGACGGTCTCTATGAATGCGTCTTGTGCGCGTGTTGCTCCACCAGCTGTCCATCCTACTGGTGGAACGGTGACAAGTACCTCGGTCCCGCCGTCCTCATGCAAGCTTACAGATGGATAATTGACTCTCGTGACGAGGCAACGGAGAAGCGTCTCTCGAAGCTCAAAGACACATACTCTGTCTACCGTTGCCACACAATCATGAACTGCACACGTACTTGCCCTAAGGGCCTGAACCCTGGCAGAGCAATTGCTCAGATCAAGACTCTGCTATCAGGCTTGGTTAAGAAACAGGCACCAATCATGGACCCCGCTGGTTTACAGAAGCAGACGGCGAGTAATTAA
- the LOC115451619 gene encoding biorientation of chromosomes in cell division protein 1-like 1 isoform X1 has product MAHLQYMPGDPRLVDQLVYELKSKGIFDQFRKECIADVDTRPAYQNLRQRVESSVSAFLSRQCWKPDLNKNQLREKLRKHILDGNYLEQGLERIVDQVVNPKVAPVFIPEVEDLVYNFLGVSRKKVPLAAETSTEKTEKKPEDKQENVTVNLLPTDLEAVSPGSVKSNDDTQDDINIDMKEESMEIDEDPKEEKVKEKEEDQSKAAIKDENENPESGQDMQLSNGSEGISTVTEQIDKMIIPLPDEIKPEDIPPPENSPPQIDLGKIELPKDNIDSLKPIDIPLPNESPKMEKENYFKPIVSTHTDEDESSSDSSLRRNMSPLTPIRNFINENSCDAQQGFENDTENKDDEKKEPSSFRFAIDAKSAENSSDAAKPEKKDEQANLAYQFNNQVNINNFNTPMYDDSSNSNNLQIDYESDANSKINAENKVLETENSKDSTKGKKPDEKRSSQKSSHRSRDSHRQSSSKDRRSDSKQSTSRDSSRHDKKSKDDRGKSKSSHRERERSKDRSDKKDSRDSSKHRSSHKSSSSSSKDSKPHRSSSSSQKHSSKNDDKKSSSSHRDKSDKSSDKSKDRKDSKSSSHRSDKDKKSSSKSKSDEKDKKKDKKDTDDHYSLSGRGNNTRRSTDRDSNDGSSSSKSSHNPPSSKSSENKNKESKESSSKSDNTSTSGESTSPSDKEVLLAQLERHPVNAPGVKPVRVDTHLEVPVSSPPRLPFVPNVTLKKPKFAANLKEAKKMMKMRKFLDEEQKRMNQEAALLLEFQANVRPSLSQVYSSIPGPELEFACGSKNQLEYQVIHRDSEESNSMRDSCQEVKIMLENLDAQAIKDIIGVTRHDEQNVEDSSTFDQPNEIDNAVTENVTILKDSEIKDEDNEDLGNEAVKSNENDGYDLKNVVESKTETYEENKPFSQLVDEIIQYGKASERMKMNNEKPNAENQDKARNDLFEVTIITEELSENEEAEFEKCDETTKVENTLNEPQLQYFDEQERIEADFQRHKFRNFLKRHTYSTCTNKMYLINCGTYEENIFKEVSATFGEYEIVNYHRNGHLKLPNKNIVKDVNLETEITLPVDSTEETPLPNAVFSPVKSECSFELSSDYDAKLEEMVNKTSRQEIMEIILGSAVDESPSKAPKINYCVDPFMTNDNVLKRKMNEVDSTMNNNKQVLTSNKIRKLSGSDQITSTTEEPEEVSNNNRIPQSTRSKYLGRAKRVGLPRPRKTNLPNSPSSDKSVENYDDSTPHTPNGKLKTPQRSKIQRYDTTDLYKPKLHYLSRRNNVS; this is encoded by the exons ATGGCTCATTTGCAATATATGCCGGGAGATCCTCGCTTAGTTGACCAGCTAGTTTATGAGTTGAAATCTAAAGGAATATTCGATCAG TTTCGTAAAGAATGCATAGCAGACGTGGACACTCGGCCGGCATATCAGAACCTGCGGCAGCGCGTGGAGAGCTCTGTCTCTGCATTCCTCTCCAGACAGTGCTGGAAACCAGACCTGAACAAGAACCAACTCAGAGAGAAATTAAGGAAACATATCTTAGa TGGCAACTACTTAGAACAAGGATTGGAAAGAATTGTTGATCAAGTAGTCAACCCGAAAGTGGCGCCAGTCTTCATTCCTGAAGTGGAGGATCTTGTGTATAATTTCCTAGGCGTCAGCAGGAAAAAGGTTCCATTGGCTGCTGAAACTTCCACtgaaaaaactgaaaaaaagCCTGAAGATAAACAAGAAAATGTCACTGTCAACCTTCTGCCCACTGACTTAGAGGCAGTTAGTCCTGGTTCAGTCAAAAGCAATGATGACACTcaagatgatataaatattgatatgaaAGAAGAATCTATGGAAATAGATGAAGACCCGAAAGAAGAGAAAGTAAAGGAAAAGGAAGAGGATCAGAGCAAAGCAGCCATTAAAGACGAAAACGAAAACCCTGAGTCAGGGCAAGACATGCAGTTGTCAAATGGGAGCGAGGGAATTTCTACTGTGACAGAGCAAATAGACAAAATGATAATACCATTACCAGACGAAATAAAACCCGAAGATATACCACCGCCAGAAAACAGTCCGCCTCAAATTGATTTGGGTAAAATTGAATTACCTAAGGATAACATTGATTCTCTAAAGCCTATAGACATACCTCTCCCCAACGAATCGCCTAAAAtggaaaaagaaaattatttcaagcCTATTGTTAGTACACATACTGATGAAGATGAATCGAGTTCTGATTCTTCCCTTAGAAGAAACATGTCTCCTTTAACTCCAATAAGAAATTTCATTAATGAAAACTCTTGTGACGCTCAACAAGGTTTTGAAAATGATACTGAAAACAAAGATGATGAAAAGAAAGAGCCTAGTTCTTTTAGATTCGCCATAGATGCGAAATCTGCAGAAAATAGCTCTGATGCCGCCAAACCAGAGAAGAAAGATGAGCAAGCGAACCTCGCATACCAGTTTAACAATcaagtaaatataaacaattttaacacaCCAATGTATGATGACAGTTCCAACAGCAATAATTTGCAAATTGATTATGAAAGTGACGCTAATAGTAAGATAAATGCTGAAAATAAAGTTCTGGAAACTGAGAATTCTAAAGATTCTACAAAGGGAAAAAAGCCTGATGAAAAACGAAGCAGTCAAAAGAGTTCACATAGATCACGTGACTCTCATCGACAGTCTAGCAGTAAAGACAGGAGATCGGATTCCAAACAGTCAACATCTAGAGATAGTAGCAGACATGACAAGAAATCAAAAGATGATCGTGGCAAGTCGAAATCAAGCCACAGAGAAAGAGAAAGATCTAAAGATAGAAGTGATAAGAAAGATAGTAGAGATTCGTCCAAACATAGAAGCTCTCATAAAAGTTCTAGTAGTAGTTCCAAGGATTCCAAACCACATAGAAGTTCTAGCTCTAGCCAGAAGCATTCAAGCAAAAATGACGataaaaaatcatcatcaaGCCACAGAGATAAAAGTGATAAGAGTtctgataaaagtaaagatagAAAAGATTCTAAATCGAGTTCTCATCGATcagataaagataaaaaaagcaGCAGCAAGAGCAAATCCGATGAAAAAGACAAAAAGAAGGATAAAAAGGATACCGATGACCATTATAGTTTGTCAGGCAGAGGCAACAATACCAGACGCTCTACTGATCGAGATTCTAATGATGGAAGTTCTTCCTCCAAAAGTTCACACAACCCCCCAAGTTCGAAGTCttctgaaaacaaaaacaaggaAAGCAAAGAATCTAGTTCTAAATCAGATAACACTTCCACCAGTGGTGAGTCTACGAGTCCTAGCGATAAGGAAGTTCTTTTAGCACAGCTTGAACGACATCCTGTAAACGCACCTGGAGTTAAACCCGTCAGGGTCGATACACATTTAGAAGTTCCCGTCTCGTCTCCGCCGAGACTCCCTTTTGTCCCGAACGTAACTTTAAAGAAGCCGAAATTCGCTGCAAACCTCAAAGAAGCAAAAAAGATGATGAAAATGAGAAAGTTTTTGGATGAAGAACAAAAGAGGATGAATCAGGAAGCTGCTTTACTTTTAGAATTCCAAGCAAATGTGAGACCGAGTTTGAGCCAAGTATACTCAAGCATTCCTGGCCCAGAACTGGAATTTGCTTGCGGCAGTAAAAACCAGCTTGAATATCAAGTAATACATCGAGATAGTGAAGAATCAAACTCGATGCGTGACTCCTGCCAGGAAGTGAAAATTATGCTTGAGAACTTGGATGCACAAGCTATTAAAGATATTATTGGTGTTACCAGGCACGATGAACAAAATGTTGAAGACAGTTCAACATTTGATCAACCGAATGAAATTGACAATGCAGTAACAGAAAATGTTACAATTCTGAAAGACAGTGAGATTAAGGACGAAGATAATGAAGACTTAGGAAACGAAGCTGTCAAATCGAATGAAAACGATGGCtacgatttaaaaaatgttgtagAAAGTAAAACAGAAACGTATGAAGAGAACAAACCGTTTTCTCAATTGGTAGACGAAATTATCCAGTATGGCAAAGCGTCGGaaagaatgaaaatgaataacGAAAAACCAAATGCTGAAAATCAAGATAAAGCTAGAAATGACTTATTCGAAGTTACAATAATTACGGAAGAACTGTCGGAAAATGAAGAGGCGGAATTCGAGAAATGCGATGAAACCACAAAAGTCGAGAATACTTTAAATGAACctcaattacaatattttgatgAACAAGAAAGGATCGAGGCGGACTTTCAAAGGCACAAATTCAGGAACTTCTTGAAGAGACACACCTACTCCACCTGcactaataaaatgtatttaatcaaTTGCGGAACTTACGAAGAGAATATTTTCAAAGAAGTATCAGCTACTTTTGGGGAATATGAAATTGTGAATTATCACAGAAATGGACACTTGAAATTGCCGAACAAGAATATAGTGAAAGACGTTAATTTGGAAACGGAAATAACTTTACCAGTCGATAGTACTGAAGAAACTCCATTACCAAACGCTGTTTTTAGCCCAGTGAAATCTGAATGTTCTTTTGAATTGTCAAGCGATTATGATGCGAAATTAGAAGAGATGGTAAATAAAACATCTAGGCAAGAGATAATGGAGATTATACTTGGCAGTGCAGTAGACGAGTCGCCGAGCAAGGCGCCGAAGATAAACTACTGCGTGGACCCGTTTATGACGAATGATAACGTATTAAAGAGAAAGATGAACGAAGTGGACAGCACAATGAATAACAACAAGCAAGTGTTGACGTCGAATAAAATCAGGAAGCTGAGTGGATCGGATCAAATCACTTCTACTACTGAAg AACCCGAAGAAGTATCAAATAACAACAGAATACCTCAGAGCACAAGATCTAAATACCTAGGTCGTGCTAAAAGGGTTGGTTTGCCGCGCCCGAGAAAAACCA ATCTGCCAAACAGTCCATCGAGTGACAAATCCGTGGAAAACTACGATGACTCAACACCTCACACGCCGAACGGAAAACTGAAGACCCCACAGAGGTCCAAAATACAAAGATACGACACCACAGACCTGTACAAGCCCAAGCTTCACTATCTGTCTAGAAGGAACAATGTTAgctaa
- the LOC115451619 gene encoding biorientation of chromosomes in cell division protein 1-like 1 isoform X2 yields MAHLQYMPGDPRLVDQLVYELKSKGIFDQFRKECIADVDTRPAYQNLRQRVESSVSAFLSRQCWKPDLNKNQLREKLRKHILDGNYLEQGLERIVDQVVNPKVAPVFIPEVEDLVYNFLGVSRKKVPLAAETSTEKTEKKPEDKQENVTVNLLPTDLEAVSPGSVKSNDDTQDDINIDMKEESMEIDEDPKEEKVKEKEEDQSKAAIKDENENPESGQDMQLSNGSEGISTVTEQIDKMIIPLPDEIKPEDIPPPENSPPQIDLGKIELPKDNIDSLKPIDIPLPNESPKMEKENYFKPIVSTHTDEDESSSDSSLRRNMSPLTPIRNFINENSCDAQQGFENDTENKDDEKKEPSSFRFAIDAKSAENSSDAAKPEKKDEQANLAYQFNNQVNINNFNTPMYDDSSNSNNLQIDYESDANSKINAENKVLETENSKDSTKGKKPDEKRSSQKSSHRSRDSHRQSSSKDRRSDSKQSTSRDSSRHDKKSKDDRGKSKSSHRERERSKDRSDKKDSRDSSKHRSSHKSSSSSSKDSKPHRSSSSSQKHSSKNDDKKSSSSHRDKSDKSSDKSKDRKDSKSSSHRSDKDKKSSSKSKSDEKDKKKDKKDTDDHYSLSGRGNNTRRSTDRDSNDGSSSSKSSHNPPSSKSSENKNKESKESSSKSDNTSTSGESTSPSDKEVLLAQLERHPVNAPGVKPVRVDTHLEVPVSSPPRLPFVPNVTLKKPKFAANLKEAKKMMKMRKFLDEEQKRMNQEAALLLEFQANVRPSLSQVYSSIPGPELEFACGSKNQLEYQVIHRDSEESNSMRDSCQEVKIMLENLDAQAIKDIIGVTRHDEQNVEDSSTFDQPNEIDNAVTENVTILKDSEIKDEDNEDLGNEAVKSNENDGYDLKNVVESKTETYEENKPFSQLVDEIIQYGKASERMKMNNEKPNAENQDKARNDLFEVTIITEELSENEEAEFEKCDETTKVENTLNEPQLQYFDEQERIEADFQRHKFRNFLKRHTYSTCTNKMYLINCGTYEENIFKEVSATFGEYEIVNYHRNGHLKLPNKNIVKDVNLETEITLPVDSTEETPLPNAVFSPVKSECSFELSSDYDAKLEEMVNKTSRQEIMEIILGSAVDESPSKAPKINYCVDPFMTNDNVLKRKMNEVDSTMNNNKQVLTSNKIRKLSGSDQITSTTEDLPNSPSSDKSVENYDDSTPHTPNGKLKTPQRSKIQRYDTTDLYKPKLHYLSRRNNVS; encoded by the exons ATGGCTCATTTGCAATATATGCCGGGAGATCCTCGCTTAGTTGACCAGCTAGTTTATGAGTTGAAATCTAAAGGAATATTCGATCAG TTTCGTAAAGAATGCATAGCAGACGTGGACACTCGGCCGGCATATCAGAACCTGCGGCAGCGCGTGGAGAGCTCTGTCTCTGCATTCCTCTCCAGACAGTGCTGGAAACCAGACCTGAACAAGAACCAACTCAGAGAGAAATTAAGGAAACATATCTTAGa TGGCAACTACTTAGAACAAGGATTGGAAAGAATTGTTGATCAAGTAGTCAACCCGAAAGTGGCGCCAGTCTTCATTCCTGAAGTGGAGGATCTTGTGTATAATTTCCTAGGCGTCAGCAGGAAAAAGGTTCCATTGGCTGCTGAAACTTCCACtgaaaaaactgaaaaaaagCCTGAAGATAAACAAGAAAATGTCACTGTCAACCTTCTGCCCACTGACTTAGAGGCAGTTAGTCCTGGTTCAGTCAAAAGCAATGATGACACTcaagatgatataaatattgatatgaaAGAAGAATCTATGGAAATAGATGAAGACCCGAAAGAAGAGAAAGTAAAGGAAAAGGAAGAGGATCAGAGCAAAGCAGCCATTAAAGACGAAAACGAAAACCCTGAGTCAGGGCAAGACATGCAGTTGTCAAATGGGAGCGAGGGAATTTCTACTGTGACAGAGCAAATAGACAAAATGATAATACCATTACCAGACGAAATAAAACCCGAAGATATACCACCGCCAGAAAACAGTCCGCCTCAAATTGATTTGGGTAAAATTGAATTACCTAAGGATAACATTGATTCTCTAAAGCCTATAGACATACCTCTCCCCAACGAATCGCCTAAAAtggaaaaagaaaattatttcaagcCTATTGTTAGTACACATACTGATGAAGATGAATCGAGTTCTGATTCTTCCCTTAGAAGAAACATGTCTCCTTTAACTCCAATAAGAAATTTCATTAATGAAAACTCTTGTGACGCTCAACAAGGTTTTGAAAATGATACTGAAAACAAAGATGATGAAAAGAAAGAGCCTAGTTCTTTTAGATTCGCCATAGATGCGAAATCTGCAGAAAATAGCTCTGATGCCGCCAAACCAGAGAAGAAAGATGAGCAAGCGAACCTCGCATACCAGTTTAACAATcaagtaaatataaacaattttaacacaCCAATGTATGATGACAGTTCCAACAGCAATAATTTGCAAATTGATTATGAAAGTGACGCTAATAGTAAGATAAATGCTGAAAATAAAGTTCTGGAAACTGAGAATTCTAAAGATTCTACAAAGGGAAAAAAGCCTGATGAAAAACGAAGCAGTCAAAAGAGTTCACATAGATCACGTGACTCTCATCGACAGTCTAGCAGTAAAGACAGGAGATCGGATTCCAAACAGTCAACATCTAGAGATAGTAGCAGACATGACAAGAAATCAAAAGATGATCGTGGCAAGTCGAAATCAAGCCACAGAGAAAGAGAAAGATCTAAAGATAGAAGTGATAAGAAAGATAGTAGAGATTCGTCCAAACATAGAAGCTCTCATAAAAGTTCTAGTAGTAGTTCCAAGGATTCCAAACCACATAGAAGTTCTAGCTCTAGCCAGAAGCATTCAAGCAAAAATGACGataaaaaatcatcatcaaGCCACAGAGATAAAAGTGATAAGAGTtctgataaaagtaaagatagAAAAGATTCTAAATCGAGTTCTCATCGATcagataaagataaaaaaagcaGCAGCAAGAGCAAATCCGATGAAAAAGACAAAAAGAAGGATAAAAAGGATACCGATGACCATTATAGTTTGTCAGGCAGAGGCAACAATACCAGACGCTCTACTGATCGAGATTCTAATGATGGAAGTTCTTCCTCCAAAAGTTCACACAACCCCCCAAGTTCGAAGTCttctgaaaacaaaaacaaggaAAGCAAAGAATCTAGTTCTAAATCAGATAACACTTCCACCAGTGGTGAGTCTACGAGTCCTAGCGATAAGGAAGTTCTTTTAGCACAGCTTGAACGACATCCTGTAAACGCACCTGGAGTTAAACCCGTCAGGGTCGATACACATTTAGAAGTTCCCGTCTCGTCTCCGCCGAGACTCCCTTTTGTCCCGAACGTAACTTTAAAGAAGCCGAAATTCGCTGCAAACCTCAAAGAAGCAAAAAAGATGATGAAAATGAGAAAGTTTTTGGATGAAGAACAAAAGAGGATGAATCAGGAAGCTGCTTTACTTTTAGAATTCCAAGCAAATGTGAGACCGAGTTTGAGCCAAGTATACTCAAGCATTCCTGGCCCAGAACTGGAATTTGCTTGCGGCAGTAAAAACCAGCTTGAATATCAAGTAATACATCGAGATAGTGAAGAATCAAACTCGATGCGTGACTCCTGCCAGGAAGTGAAAATTATGCTTGAGAACTTGGATGCACAAGCTATTAAAGATATTATTGGTGTTACCAGGCACGATGAACAAAATGTTGAAGACAGTTCAACATTTGATCAACCGAATGAAATTGACAATGCAGTAACAGAAAATGTTACAATTCTGAAAGACAGTGAGATTAAGGACGAAGATAATGAAGACTTAGGAAACGAAGCTGTCAAATCGAATGAAAACGATGGCtacgatttaaaaaatgttgtagAAAGTAAAACAGAAACGTATGAAGAGAACAAACCGTTTTCTCAATTGGTAGACGAAATTATCCAGTATGGCAAAGCGTCGGaaagaatgaaaatgaataacGAAAAACCAAATGCTGAAAATCAAGATAAAGCTAGAAATGACTTATTCGAAGTTACAATAATTACGGAAGAACTGTCGGAAAATGAAGAGGCGGAATTCGAGAAATGCGATGAAACCACAAAAGTCGAGAATACTTTAAATGAACctcaattacaatattttgatgAACAAGAAAGGATCGAGGCGGACTTTCAAAGGCACAAATTCAGGAACTTCTTGAAGAGACACACCTACTCCACCTGcactaataaaatgtatttaatcaaTTGCGGAACTTACGAAGAGAATATTTTCAAAGAAGTATCAGCTACTTTTGGGGAATATGAAATTGTGAATTATCACAGAAATGGACACTTGAAATTGCCGAACAAGAATATAGTGAAAGACGTTAATTTGGAAACGGAAATAACTTTACCAGTCGATAGTACTGAAGAAACTCCATTACCAAACGCTGTTTTTAGCCCAGTGAAATCTGAATGTTCTTTTGAATTGTCAAGCGATTATGATGCGAAATTAGAAGAGATGGTAAATAAAACATCTAGGCAAGAGATAATGGAGATTATACTTGGCAGTGCAGTAGACGAGTCGCCGAGCAAGGCGCCGAAGATAAACTACTGCGTGGACCCGTTTATGACGAATGATAACGTATTAAAGAGAAAGATGAACGAAGTGGACAGCACAATGAATAACAACAAGCAAGTGTTGACGTCGAATAAAATCAGGAAGCTGAGTGGATCGGATCAAATCACTTCTACTACTGAAg ATCTGCCAAACAGTCCATCGAGTGACAAATCCGTGGAAAACTACGATGACTCAACACCTCACACGCCGAACGGAAAACTGAAGACCCCACAGAGGTCCAAAATACAAAGATACGACACCACAGACCTGTACAAGCCCAAGCTTCACTATCTGTCTAGAAGGAACAATGTTAgctaa
- the LOC115451628 gene encoding uncharacterized protein LOC115451628 produces the protein MKIDTMYNEEQEQIISQLIQRQKEEKLATATLVTETLAALNISVDSLPQKSQQTLHQLTVTQASLHLDKVDPIAISLQQTNQLADTLDDEYEILKLKQKNAELQRRIDANKKFIESLRRELEWSRESLANRTPGPDDIHEYIRQVKQKVASYEENCEKAKAKLSKLSVPDAIMPKTLSGLVASLETLRKEAASLRQRADDVTLARDAIDKLNRLRR, from the exons ATGAAGATTGATACCATGTATAACGAAGAACAAGAACAAATTATTTCACAGTTAATACAGCGTCAGAAAGAAGAAAAACTGGCTACAG caaCACTGGTAACCGAGACTCTCGCAGCACTCAATATATCCGTCGACAGTCTACCTCAAAAATCCCAACAAACTCTTCACCAACTCACCGTAACTCAAGCATCACTTCACTTAGACAAAGTGGACCCAATAGCTATCTCTCTCCAACAAACCAATCAATTAGCCGACACTCTGGATGATGAGTATGAAATCTTGaaactaaaacaaaagaatGCAGAGTTACAGAGAAGGATAGATGCGAATAAGAAGTTTATTGAAAGTTTGAGAAGGGAGTTGGAGTGGTCCAGGGAGTCGTTGGCGAATAGAACTCCAGGACCTGATGATATACATGAATACATTAGGCAGGTGAAGCAAAAGGTTGCTTCTTACGAAGAGAATTGCGAGAAAGCTAAG gcaAAACTATCAAAACTTTCCGTGCCAGACGCTATCATGCCAAAGACATTGTCTGGATTAGTAGCATCCCTAGAGACGCTCCGTAAGGAAGCAGCGTCTCTTCGTCAACGAGCCGATGACGTCACACTCGCCAGAGACGCCATAGACAAGCTGAATAGGTTGAGGAGATAG